In the Candidatus Bathyarchaeia archaeon genome, TGCCCCAGGCTCTTCCGCTGATTAGAGATGTCATGGTTTCTTTGCTGTCCACGAACATGTAACCGCGGTCCATGAGTGTCTGGTAAAGGTTGTCGCCGTCAGTGCGTGAGCCAGTCCAGGTGTCTCCAAAGCTTGTGGTGTAAGTTGTACCTGATGGGAATAGTTTGCTAGCGCCTCCACCGAAGACCACGTCGACTTCGTTGTAGACCATCTGTTCGATGATGTCGTTTTCGTCGCCTCGGTTATAGTTGTGAGATGCGTAAGCGGCGGGGGTTGCGTGGCTTATTGTGCTTGTGGCAATTAAGCCAGTGGATTTACCAGCCAGTTTTGCTGCCTCTAGGATTGTGGCTAAAGGCGCATAGGGGTCCGCGTCAGGGGTGTATCCTGTGAGAAGGTCATTTGTTTTTGGTCCTACGCCAATGAATTTGTCACTTGACTTGTGACCTGACGAAAAGGCTGTGGCTGCTGGCGCGGAGTCAGTAATTACGGAGTCAGTCATGAATGTGGAAACGGAGCCAGTGGCTATTCCATCAACATTCAACGCTGAACCTTTGTACCAGCGTGCAACGGTCTGAGTGCCCAAAGAGCAACCGTCAGGAACCAAAACGATTACGTTCTTGATGGATTGGTCAGGTGTAGTTTGGGTTGTTGAAAAAGCTGGAAGTGCAAGTGATGAAACGGTCATAACTGCAACCAGCATAGCAACAATCACGATTTTGTGTTTATTTTCCATTAAATTTTTCCCCACTTCTGTTGACTTAGAATCTCAAGACCCAAGTCAAATCAAAAGTCGGCTGAAAAGCGAATTATAAGTTCTCGACATAGACTATAGGGGGACAAAATAGTTACGAAACAGTATATTGTTTATATAGAAAAAGCAAAAAACGAGCCGCCATAACCCACGAAACAGCCGGGACACGCATTGTTGTTTCCATTCAGAAACAAGGAACATATTTATGTAAGCCCAAAGTTAACTAAATAACAGTGTTTAAATGATAAATTTTGAAAGCCTAATGGGACTAAAAGTCATCACTTCACAAGCTTTTACGTTGGGCGTTGTTAAAGGAGCGCAAGTTGACAAGGAAACTTGGAAAATAACTCACCTCAAAGTGAAACTGGAGGAGGAAGCGGCAAACAAGTTGGGAGTGAAGAAAAGATTCCGAAGCTCCATCGTCTGCCTAGCGGTTGAGAGTGTTAAAGCAGTAGGGGATTTTATATCCATAGGCAAGTCTCTTGACGAATTGAAGGCATCAAACGAAATCATCGAGTGTGAAGAGTAACAAGACTCCGTAGGAAGCCCCCTTTTAGCCTAAATGGCGAGCGCAGTATATCTTTACGGAAGCTTATTAATGAGCCATTAAGGATTATAGGTTAATTGTCTCTTACAAAATTCAAGGTTAATTAGATGCCCCAGAAAAACCTCTTTGACTTCAGTCCACCACCAAAAAAGCCTGTTGCTCAACCCCAGAAAGCGGAAGCCCCGCCGCCTCAACCAAAAGAACATGAGAAAAAACAACACACGCCCCATGTTTATCCTCCTGTAGCCCCCCAAGACCTGCCAGCGTCCTATTTTGTTTCGGCAACCTATGATGGGCGACAAAAAAAGGCGGTCATCAAGCTTTACGAGCCAGAGTCAGGTAAAATCTACTTTTGGTATGACAACACGGGGCATAAGCCGTACTGCCTCACTAACCTGTCGCAAGCTGAACTGCAGAAAATGCCGCGGGTTGTAAAACATGAAGGCTTTGACCACAGCGAATCCATTGAGCTTTTTGACCCGTTGGCTGATAAGAAAACGGTTGTCACTAAAATAGTCACCAACGACCCTTTAGCTGTCGGAGGCAAACCTCAAGGCAGCATACGCGACATCATACCCGAAGACTACCCCAAAAACGCACCCATAGAACCCAAAGTCTGGGAAGCAAAAATAAAGTACTACCAAAGCTACATCTACGACACCCGATATTTACCAGGCATGATTTTTGAAGTCAAAAACGGCAACTTGGTTCCGTGTGTTTTAGATGAAGCGGAGAAAACCATCAGCAACCTCAAGGCGCTCTTCAAAAACGCAACGGATGAGGAATTGGAGTTTGTCGAGGAGTGGGCAAGGCTTATCGAGTATCCTGCCCCCAAGTTTAGGCGGGCAGCCATCGACATCGAAGTGTACGCGCCCTTAAGCACCAGAGTACCTGACTCGCGGGAAGCTGTTTATCCTGTGGTTTGCTGCAGCATCTACAGCTCCGACGGCCAAGAAAAGGTGTTGGTTCTCAGACGCCAAGGGGTAGAAGAAGGCAGCTACCCGATGCCAGAGGGGTCAATTGAGTATTTTGATACTGAAAAAGACTTGCTTACTGCGGTTTTTGACATCTTGTGGGATTACCCGTTTGTGCTAACGTTTAACGGGGACGACTTTGACCTCCGTTATCTGTCGCATCGAGCCGCTAACCTTGGCTTCAGAAAACAAGATGTTCCGATAGAAATCGGCAGACGCGTATGCCTACTCAGAACCGGCATTCACATAGACCTCTACAAGTTCTTCTTCAACCGAGCCATCCAAATTTACGCTTTTGGCAACCGTTACCGCGACGTAACCCTCAACGACGTCGGCAAAGGCGTCTTGGGTCTGGAAAAAATCAAAAACGAGAAAACCATCGGCGAGCTCAGCTACACGGAGTTAGCGGGGTATTGTCTGCGGGACAGCGAAATCACCTACAAACTAACCAGTTTCGAAGACGAACTTGCCATGAAGCTTATCCTGGTGCTCACCCGCATCAGCAGCATGCCCATGGAAGACGTCAGCCGCCAGGGGGTTTCGCGTTGGATTCGCAACTTCATGCACCGCGAACATCGCCACCGAAAAATGCTCATCCCCAACTCGGAAGACATCCTCGCCAAGAAAGGCAAAACCTCCACCACCGCAGTAATTAAAGGCAAGAAATACCAAGGCGCCATAGTTGTTGAGCCCGTGCCTGGAGTGCACTTTAACGTTGCGGTTATGGACTTTCCCAGCCTGTACCCTTCCATCATGAAGGTCTGGAATCTGGGGTACCAGTCAATTCTGTGTCCGCATCCTGAATGCAAAACCAACATGGTGCCCAACACGCCGCATTGGGTCTGCACCAAAGAACGCGCACTTGAAAGCCTGCTTATAGGTAGCCTGCGAGACCTAAGGGTCAGCTGGTACAAGTCCCGAGCTAAAGACAAAACGCTTCCTCCAGAGCAGCGGAACTGGTATGGTGTCGCTCAAGGCGCCCTCAAAGTCATTCTAAACGCCAGCTATGGCGTTTTCGGAGCGGAAAGCTTTGACCTTTACTGCCCACCCGTCGCGGAAGCCACCGCAGCAATCGGCAGACACAGCATCAACCAAATCCTTGACCACGCAAAACAAGTAGGCATCCAAGTGCTCTACGGAGACACCGACAGCGTTTTCCTCAAAAACCCCACAAAAGAGCAGATTGAAGACGTGGTGCACTTCACCGAGCATGAGCTGAAAATGGGTATAGACGTAGACAAAACCTACCGCTACGCAGTTTTCAGCAGCCGTAAGAAAAACTATTTGGGCGTGTTGGAAGATGGCACCGTGGATGTAAAGGGCTTAACGGGCAAAAAGAAACACATCCCAATTTTCATTAAAGACGCGTTTAACCAGATGAAGGCACGCCTCGCACAAGTCAAAAACCCCGCCGACTTCGAGCGCGCCAAAAAAGACATCACCGACATCGTTCGCAACCGATACATGACCCTAAAACGGCGCGAATGGAAAGACATGAACGACCTCGCGT is a window encoding:
- a CDS encoding PRC-barrel domain-containing protein: MINFESLMGLKVITSQAFTLGVVKGAQVDKETWKITHLKVKLEEEAANKLGVKKRFRSSIVCLAVESVKAVGDFISIGKSLDELKASNEIIECEE
- a CDS encoding DNA-directed DNA polymerase I, whose product is MPQKNLFDFSPPPKKPVAQPQKAEAPPPQPKEHEKKQHTPHVYPPVAPQDLPASYFVSATYDGRQKKAVIKLYEPESGKIYFWYDNTGHKPYCLTNLSQAELQKMPRVVKHEGFDHSESIELFDPLADKKTVVTKIVTNDPLAVGGKPQGSIRDIIPEDYPKNAPIEPKVWEAKIKYYQSYIYDTRYLPGMIFEVKNGNLVPCVLDEAEKTISNLKALFKNATDEELEFVEEWARLIEYPAPKFRRAAIDIEVYAPLSTRVPDSREAVYPVVCCSIYSSDGQEKVLVLRRQGVEEGSYPMPEGSIEYFDTEKDLLTAVFDILWDYPFVLTFNGDDFDLRYLSHRAANLGFRKQDVPIEIGRRVCLLRTGIHIDLYKFFFNRAIQIYAFGNRYRDVTLNDVGKGVLGLEKIKNEKTIGELSYTELAGYCLRDSEITYKLTSFEDELAMKLILVLTRISSMPMEDVSRQGVSRWIRNFMHREHRHRKMLIPNSEDILAKKGKTSTTAVIKGKKYQGAIVVEPVPGVHFNVAVMDFPSLYPSIMKVWNLGYQSILCPHPECKTNMVPNTPHWVCTKERALESLLIGSLRDLRVSWYKSRAKDKTLPPEQRNWYGVAQGALKVILNASYGVFGAESFDLYCPPVAEATAAIGRHSINQILDHAKQVGIQVLYGDTDSVFLKNPTKEQIEDVVHFTEHELKMGIDVDKTYRYAVFSSRKKNYLGVLEDGTVDVKGLTGKKKHIPIFIKDAFNQMKARLAQVKNPADFERAKKDITDIVRNRYMTLKRREWKDMNDLAFNVVLGEELHHYTKTTPQHVKAAKVLQASGVELRAGDLISFVKTVRGDHVKPIQLATRNEVDVEKYVAYLHNTFDQVLDALGLNFDEIIGLTKLERFLA